In one Gossypium hirsutum isolate 1008001.06 chromosome D09, Gossypium_hirsutum_v2.1, whole genome shotgun sequence genomic region, the following are encoded:
- the LOC107891180 gene encoding NDR1/HIN1-like protein 10 has product MAEKQAHLNGAYYGPSVPPAPANYRSHRRSSGCGCGCCLLKLLLKIIITLVIIIGLAVLIFWLIFRPNEVKFHVTDVSLNEFNLDGNNTLHYDLAVNITVRNPNRRIGVHYDRIEARAYYEDQRFDTQTLPSFYQGHKNTSFLNPVFKGKHLVFLGADETAEFNEERASTIYSIDVKLYLRIRFKVGSVRTGRFRPKVSCDLKVPLSAANATFSTTKCDWDF; this is encoded by the coding sequence ATGGCGGAGAAACAAGCTCATCTCAATGGAGCCTACTATGGCCCCTCAGTTCCACCAGCTCCCGCGAATTACCGCAGCCATCGTCGTAGCTCGGGTTGCGGATGCGGCTGCTGTCTCCTGAAGCTACTGTTGAAAATCATAATCACCCTTGTCATCATTATTGGCCTTGCAGTTCTCATCTTCTGGCTCATCTTCCGCCCCAACGAGGTCAAGTTCCATGTGACTGACGTCTCGCTCAACGAGTTCAACCTGGACGGCAACAACACCTTGCATTACGACCTTGCTGTCAATATCACAGTGCGCAACCCCAACAGGAGAATCGGCGTACACTATGATCGGATCGAGGCTAGGGCTTACTACGAGGACCAACGTTTCGATACCCAAACTTTGCCCTCGTTTTATCAAGGACACAAGAACACTAGTTTCTTGAACCCTGTATTCAAGGGCAAGCATCTGGTTTTCCTTGGTGCGGATGAAACTGCGGAGTTCAATGAAGAGAGGGCTAGTACTATTTACAGCATTGATGTGAAGCTGTATTTGAGGATAAGGTTCAAGGTTGGAAGCGTGAGGACTGGCAGGTTTAGGCCTAAGGTTTCTTGTGACTTGAAGGTTCCATTGAGCGCAGCCAATGctaccttttccaccaccaagtGCGATTGGGATTTCTGA